From one Desulforegula conservatrix Mb1Pa genomic stretch:
- a CDS encoding helix-turn-helix transcriptional regulator translates to MKGRAAVKEKYMTIHMILGNPNKGIPAVIPVSRRKWLKGVESGIYPKPVRVSSRSLAWKAKDIERLVKELEDGHDKKETPLPGQTEGTKQIKQT, encoded by the coding sequence ATGAAGGGTAGGGCAGCGGTAAAAGAAAAATATATGACCATTCATATGATTCTTGGGAATCCTAACAAGGGTATCCCCGCTGTCATACCTGTAAGCAGGCGCAAATGGTTAAAAGGCGTTGAGAGTGGCATTTACCCCAAGCCGGTGCGAGTGTCGAGCCGTTCGCTGGCATGGAAAGCAAAAGACATAGAGCGGCTGGTGAAAGAGCTGGAAGATGGTCACGATAAAAAAGAAACCCCTCTGCCCGGACAGACAGAGGGGACAAAACAAATAAAACAAACTTAA